The genomic interval GAATCCTTGAAGATGTGTTTGGGTGTCAGCAACCATTCTGATGACGgtctcctcttccctccaaaTTGTTTGTCTTCCATCTCTAGACactcaactttttaaaatatttttatttttatttgcattttcagaTAAAATTTTGCTTTCCTCCGGCTCCCACTCCAACTCTGACTCCAATTCCACTCTGACCTTACAGAAAGAGACTACAGGGAGCTTATATAGTAGTTAGCCAAACCAAATCAAACAcaaggggtaaaaaaaaaatggacgtCAGGTTAACCgaatacaaagacaaaaaacattttaacccaAATCCCCCCATGACATCAGAGCACATGGTTTGCTCCAATGAGCAGGCTCCAGCATAATGCTGCCTTCGTGTGCTCCTTGGAAACGTCATACTTCACTTCCCAGTAATGACGACATCCACGCGTTCAAAAGCTCTGGTCGGAAAAAGCAACAAACATGGACGCTAGCAttaaggtttgtttttcatattttcacattgcatgtaaatttacacagtACAACTGTGATCTAAAAATTATTACTTGAAATTGAAACAAGCAGTGAGTAggacatgtcatttttttctctctagttagtctaaaacagcttttataagcacggggaggagccggccgtcccgtccatgtaaacacgcctccgacaacaacacagctagCTGGACTTGAGCTTCTCCCTTACTGtcaacagtcatgactcagagagacatttatagGATAAAATAGATTTCTGCTgaatttatgtgtaaaatgttgcacattcttcctttaaagagcccatattatgccctttttggggttcatatatttaatctatgtacctactaaagtatgttcacaatagctaaagttataaaaaagtgtctgttttcaaggctccatgcaccggctcgcttctgactctctctctaaggctctgaagtgcccacgttcagagtccccacgtgtgccaagtctgatctgattggtcgtcctgtcggctctgccgtaattggtcagtcgctcagcacggttctcagaaatgtcccgccccttttaccatattgggaatgcagccactttggctccgaggggagcaaaaacattagcaccttagcactactgtgctaccgcaggctacggcatatcatgggcgtgctacagaagttaacgggcgtgcaacatgagctgctgggcttgccacaacgagccaatgggcttagatcagtgatatcacactgacaagacgtcacactggcaaatttttatcgaggggggctagaaccgaacgttacatgcagctaatgctacagctaacaggaggacgtaggagaagctgcgtttccacagactttgaatttttgcaaatagatgtgcatataaaaccagaaaaagcataatatgggccctttaaacTAATGTAGCTTACATTAGCAATCAGATGCTAGCTATAGCTTCTCCGTTTACGGTAAAAAAGATAGAACAGATGTAAAggcttttttaatttcaagggtttttatttcttttcaacaCAGTAATTTCACTTCATGCAACACTTCAGcgaaacataaaaacagagtgACATCTGAAACATGTAATCCCAAAATCtataaaggcttttttttgttgttgttgcattttctACATTTGTCCATCACGTCTTACAAGTTCAGAGTTTAAATTTCCAGTTAACAttacataaaaataattaaattcagAATGGGGGGAAGGGGGATATCTAAACCAAAATGTCTATTTTTGAAAATTAacttatttaatgtttaatataaTTTGTGGAGGAAAAAAGGGTCCAAAGAAATCCCTTGTTTGATTATTATGTCATCTGCTCAATTAAAggtgcagtttttattttctgttactaACCATGCAAATAAAGAATAAGGATTATTCGTGATACTTTTGAATATCTCATGAAGTCTTGAAGTCAAATGTGTCTGACTGCACTTTAACGAGAGGACTggtgaaaataatttaaaaataacccTCAGTGCTGACTGTCAGGTGCCTCCAGcagctctcgctctctcttcatGTCATCTGCTACTTTAAAGCTGCTTCAGGTATCacagggaaaaaacacatttaggagagaaaaagggaggcTACATATGTCTGTTATTATATTAAATTCACAAGAAGTGGATGATGAATGTGTAAAACAGCAATCAAAGCAGAAAGTACGCTTTgattgctgtttgctttgtttgtaatgtatatttttattttatttttaaaacatgttcgaaataaaaaataaaaataaaaataaaaataataattaaaatgtcgGTCAGTAACGCCAAAAATCACCTGATTCTacagacatttacatttctacaGAATTTAACTTCactgagagaaataaaaaaaactgatttctgacctcaggtgacctcaggtgaaaaaaaaaaaaatcataaatataacatcgaaatgaataaataaataatttaattccaatttaaaaaataccaaacaaaagaaacacacacaggaagaacacatttaacagacagaaacctacaaacagaacacatttcatgataacacacaacaacaacaacagagccaCCAGCCACAGAAATCAATTTGACTGAAaacgtttcttcttcttcttctcagatGACGTTTTTGCCACAACtcaataatttaaaacatttcaacatattGCTTCTGATTacgaggattttttttttgctttttttcacactttaattttttaaaacagacttcaAGATTCTTCCAAAGTACAACTGAATCACTGACGCACTTAAGCACACGGTCTTGTGAACAGTCGTTTTTTAAACCACAGACGGGATTCTCGGGCTCGTCTCTCCGCTCGTCTCCTCAGAGCTCGTCGTCATCAGATATGAGTCGATCCAAAGTGAAGCTTCAACCTCGCACGGCGGACGCTGAACGCCGCTTCGCTCCGTCAtgtgtctcctcttttttttttcatggagacgttttctttttcagcctcCAGTGTTGACCGGACTTCCTGTAACCCCACCGAGGATTGCGTACATGCTAATGTTTTCTGAGGTACGATCAGCACCTCTACACACAGATCTCTATGGGCGTGGTCACCAGGATGCGCCCTCGCTCGTTGTTTTCTCGGTTGACTCGCTCGTAGCTGCCGGGGGACGATTGCGAGCTGTTGGCAGACATGGAGGAATAGTGGGTGTCCATCATGATGCTGGTCTTTGATGCCACACATGAAGGGGACAGACTCTGCTGCATCAGACGGTCTACTAACCCCTCCTCCTCAGAAGACGACGAGCTGATGTCCAGAGGAAGAACGCTGTTTGCCAaaccgccgccgccgccgccactgTTCCTGTTCTCCGTGTCCAGCATCCAGTTGTGGTTAAAGAAGTTGAAGACATCTTTCACGCAGCAGCGGCGCTCCTGCTCGACTGAGAGGAGCCGGCGAAACATCCGCAGAGCGTCGTCGGTGAAGCGACGCCACTGCGACGGCACCGAGGCGGTCCGCCGCCGCTGCCAGCGCACAAACTCCTCGTAGAAGGCGTCGCCGGGCATCGCCTTCTCCCAGGGGAAGTTCCCCGTCAGCATGCAGAACAGCAGCACGCCGAACGCCCACACGTCCGTGCTGAAGTCCACGTAGAAACCGTCCTGCTGCGAGGTGTCGCACAGCTCCGGCGCCGTGTAGGGGATCGTGCCGCTGACGCGCTTCACCGGAGAGCCGGCGCGCCGCGTCATGCCGAAGTCGGACAGCTTGACCTTCCTGCACTCTTTGTCGAATATGAGGACGTTCTCGGGTTTGATGTCTCGGTGGACCAGCTTCTTACAGTGCAGGTAGTCGAGGGCGATCGCCACCTGGTGGACGCACCGCTTTGCCACCGTCTCCTGGAGTCCGACCTGAAcacagggaagaagaagaacgggaATCAAACCATGACAGGTCTTAGCTTAACcattcatgttaaaaaaaaggttgtggtGGGATGctagtggcgcagtggttagtgcgtgcgccccatgtatggaggttgtagtcttccaagcgggcagcccaggttcaaatcccacctgtggctcctttcccgcatgtcataccccactctctctctccctgatttccgactctatcgactgtcctatctatccattaaaggcacaaaaagcccaaaaaaaagaaaaaaagaaaagaaaaagtttgtgGTTAGCACAGGCTTGAAAGTTTCTGACACTTTTCTCTATgacatacattttttgtttaaagtctttaaatgcgatttttcacacttaaatataatataaatcaagtatatcctctgaaaataactctgtgagtcatgactgtctacaatgggtgtaacacccgagtcccactgtctgtgatgttttcagagttttcagagtcctatcttcagtttgtttacatcgcctggacagcggctgactcctcccctcgagtataaaagttgtttaattaaactagagaaaagaagaataacatactgtactcactgcttaactgtgtttctagatcacgctcatttcaggtaaatttacatgcagtgtgaagatacgagcataataaagatcgctagcattagcatgctaacacaacaatgcaccgcgagttgttttggtttcatgctggtgctcaagggcgacatctgctggatcaaacgaatcgcatataaagcctttaaagatttatttttgggcattttgtgcctttaatggagagataggacagtggatggagttggaaatcagagagagagagcggggaatgacatgcgggaaaggagccacaggagggattcgaacctgggccgcccgcttggaagactacagcctccatacatggggcgagcgcactaaccactgcatcaCCAGCGCCCCTCTATGACATAAATGAATAGATTTGTAGACCACTCATTGTGAGTCCAACATGGGGTCTAATGAGACTACAGGGGTTGTgaaggactttttaaaaatgtccccACAAAAAACCTGGATGGGTCACCTGAGGCGGGATGATGTCGAACAGATCTCCAGCGAGGGCGTACTCCTGAGCAAAGATGTAGTACTCATCCGTTTCGAAGGCGATGCCGAACATGTTGATGATGAAGGGGCAGGGCGACAGGTAGAGCGACACGCTGTACTCCCTCAAGAAGCTCTTCAGTTTCGTCGTCTTCTTCCTCAGAAACTTCAGCGCCATTTTAGTgcctaaagaaagaaaaaaaaaaggagagaagattACATtactcatttttcatttctctcctcctatTCCTCCTTCAGCACATTAAAGCGTTTTAGGATTTATTTCCCAGACGCATAATTATGTTCAGAACACTtaattaaaaatcattaaacaaaTGTAATGGAAAACTAAAATCTCCAATGTCACAGACTTAAATGGTGCTGAGGTTTCCAGACTGCCTCTGTTGCCACAGCAACCAGAATGTTGCTTTAAATGGAGTTACTGTCATGCTTAGTCCAAACAGAGAGCCAGAAcaagtttacaaaaacaaaagatgagtTCACTTGATATCAAATACAAAAAGTATTCATAACATAATAAAGTAAAGCCGTCTGGTGTGGGAGCTGGAGGAGCCCTGTGACACATTAAAGGGTTAATCTGAAATATTAGAGACTGTGCAGTAACCTGGATATCTGCCATGTCCGCCTCTGTGTGCACTTACAGTCAGCAAAGAGGAGACTCTTCTCCAATAGCACCAGGTCAGCTCTGAAAAGTGCTCCGTTTGTTCTAACACTTTAGCAAAAGGTCAAGAGGGGAGCGAGTGCTTGTTCTTAACGTGATGATACAAGAGGAGCTTCCCATACGATGACAGGACTGTCTCagcaaaaatatttgttttttctgttgttatGGAAACTTAAATGTGCAGACAattatcacaggagaactttaaaggtaacatattaagcaaaaaacacttttccatGTTTCAATAAccctaatatgtgtccctagcctgtctgGAAAACTCCCAAATGAAGTCCATCCTCTGCCTGCTCAACTTGTATGCTCAAACAgactgtttggagattttcccttcatgacatcacaaagggcccccctcccccaggtgggtgacactcccacagctaggtgtttgttctgccccctgagtctgccttctcactgtaaacaataggacatggagcgagaaaggcCGAGTCACacccccttccagagagggggcgtggtcagacacagctcatttacatatttaaagctacagacacagaaacagcctgttctgagcagggctgaaatagaggggtttataggcatgatcaaatacaggatcagagtggatttttggcaagacacttcacagatatattttggggagctctgaaaCTTATTTGaggttgttaaaaaaacatggggAAGTTGGAGCAGattatttaatgtgtttgaaagTTATTACTGCATCTTTTCAGTCGGAGGTGCCTTGACCATGACTGATGATTAATATGTTCAGGGTTGGACTTTAGTGTGACAGCCAAAGGCTTCAGCTCTGCAGATGTTAAAAGTTCATCAGGTTTAGAgtgtttaaatgtgtcaaaCCTCATCGCAGGGTTTGAAGATGTCTAAGGTTGTtctgctttaaattaaaaaacgtCCACAGATGAAGAAATCCCCCGAGCcctctaaaaataaaccttcagtATCATCTTTAAACTTGCAGTAGTTACCTCGGATCTTGTGTATGACCAGGTCCACTTTCCCGTAGGTGCCCTTGCCCAGCTCACACACCACCTCGTAGTATTTGTTGATGTCCAACTTCTCCAGGTTCTGAGCAGCGatgagctgcagctcctccaggatGTCCATGGAGGCACGAGAGCCATGCGGCGAGGATGTCATTGTCGAGGGGAGAGACTGGAGACAAAGCAGACAGGATGAGGTTGAAGAGCTGagaggggggatggggggggagGAGGGCTGGTCTGAGGTGGAGATTCCtgtggaaaagaaggagaaacaagaaaagGTTAATTCAGTATAACTCTTTTCACTCCTAATCCTCCTCAGTTGCTTATTCCCCTCACAGCATGAAGTTTTCCTGTCGTACAGGAAAGGGGGCGGAGTCTCAGTAGACGAGACATAATAAAGAGGTAgcagaaatccaagatggcagacGAAGAGTCCAACACTATAACAGTGTTTGCCTTTATAACAATGCCATGTGACATTTTCACAGTCTCAACCACCAAGTGGTGAAGAACATTCTGgtgagcagaaaagagagaatgaagcagcttcattctGGCACAAAGATTGCACTCgtgtgaatgaaacaaaaatgaaacaaagtcCGTCAACAGGAGCTGTGAATatgtgaaaatgaaagatgACGACATGTGTCCAGAGATGTTCCTAATTTAAAACCAGAGAACTGCAAGGACAAAGCAGGCGAAGGCAATTAATCAAAGTCAAATTAGGTCCGAGAGAATTGAGACATTTACAGGACATATCCTGTGAAGCTTTTTAATGATCCCCACGTTAACAAATGTCTAAATCTCATCTGAGGTGTTTCCTGCTGACTGAACATCTCCAGCAGATCTGTCTCACCTTCCTCCCGCTTCCCCCTTGTCCTCCTTCTCGTCCTCATCAGCTGATCTACACTCACACGTCTCCTTGTCTTGGCCTTGGCGATCTCTTGAATGATGGGGAAACTTCACAGCTCTGATGGTGCGGCAGAATTCCAACATCCCTCATTAACGGGGCTGAGAAAGTGTTGAACGAGACAGGATGTccatctgtgctgctgctgctctgtgtgtgtgtgtgtttcacataACTCGAGGTTCAGCgtgtgaaaacaataaaagcaaacacagataattcagtctgtttatgtGGTAAGAAAAGCAGCGACTGTAAAACTGTCTCttattgtttttcattataTCCTCATAACTTTAATGCCATCAGACCTCAGACACTTCTAAATATTGGATTTAATAAGGACACACCGACAACTTCATTTGAAAGTTAATGACATATCACTGGTTCTGTTTACTGCAGAAACAGCCAACAGGTTACGACCCCGGCAGGTTTCATCCATTTTTAAAGCCCCAACAAAGACATGCAGagtcaaatattttttacaattcCCTCTTGTTTGGAATATTTTTAGTTTCTGGATGGTCTTTTTGCTTTTAGgccttcttctgtttttttctacttcttttCAGTCCTTATATTTTAGACCTAAGGATCATCTATTGACTTCACAGCTATGCTGATGACTCACATCTCTATAAAAGGTGTTGATTCTAAACGCTGCTTGTTCTTGCGGTCTCAACTCAGTCACATAACACTACAGCTGTACTTATCAGGAGACTATATGTAAGCTATTTTTTTTGAAGAATTAATTatggactgtataaaacatggacgctGTCTCAGTGCCATCACTCATTGGTTCCTAaagaggcattttgaagccTAACCTCGacagtcaccatattggaaatgctatctcaacaCTACTtttgatcaatttaaaaacaggcaaagaggtggagttgaggTGGGTCTTAAACCACCTGTCAGTCAAGTCAACCATACAACTAAATATGCAACGTATGAAAAACTCTTAATAAAGTCAAAACGGATGAATTATGAAAAACTTTCACCCGCCTTTCAGTATCTATGAATAAAGAAATTATCACCAATCATGAAAAGTCTATTGGACTAATCTGGTCTTATTTTAAACCCACAGAAACAGACTATATCTTAAGGTCAGaacatcttcttcttttctctgcacaGTGAAGCTTGAGcaaacttttatttcacataGTCTTCAACTACTGCAAAGCAAATCTCTCGGGTATTCCTTAGAAAGCCAGGAAATCAATTACAGCTCGAACAGAGTGATGCTGACAGAGTTTAACTGGAAAAACAAACCCCAAAGAGATCCCATCTCCTGTTCTACAGTCTCTGCACCAACATACAGGTAGTGTAGGACAGGTTTCAACACTTTTATCTTCTCATCATGGTCTTGGCCGACTGCTGTTTCTCTGCACAGTTATGATTCTGATCCACAGACGATTTCCTGCTCATTAAATAAAAACGTATCATACACTTAGGATGAAGATTTAAGCCGCGATCACCTGAGCCCTGAACCATTACATTCCTACATGTCACATAAACCTGACAAACCTAAGACTAACATGCAGAGTAATGATTTCTCTGTAGGAAAAACTGCACCTCATTAGCGCTGAGGCCAACATCGACCTGTAAAACATCAGCACCTAATTAATCACCGTAATGTGAAATCAATACATCAGCTAACTgaaaaaatacttaatgaaCAGATGATGCTATGTGGAGACTTATCTGGCTGCCTATACAGTTGGAGgtacattctgtttttaaagcagggCAGAAGCTATAAATTATTTTGGAAATGAACCGTTAGTAGGTTGTTTTATTACCTGCCCTGTTCACCTGCTGGTCCCGTGGAGCCTGAATTCTGTAAATGCCTCATAAACAACCGGAGAGGGAAGGATTCTCTACAGCTCAAAAAGTTAGTCACGCAaatgaaaaatatcacaaatattaaatcaaattaatcaatttctcgcgggggaaaaaaaacaaacattcttgAATTTCAGCCTCTGAAATTCcaggatttttaaaaatctaattaaaatcaaaatagtAAAGTTAGAAGCTTAAACCGGTTTCTTTAAAGGTCTATAAATATCCGTGATTAACAGAAATGATTTTAGGTTTTACATGTATATATCATATTAAT from Labrus mixtus chromosome 20, fLabMix1.1, whole genome shotgun sequence carries:
- the LOC132954311 gene encoding serine/threonine-protein kinase SBK1-like yields the protein MTSSPHGSRASMDILEELQLIAAQNLEKLDINKYYEVVCELGKGTYGKVDLVIHKIRGTKMALKFLRKKTTKLKSFLREYSVSLYLSPCPFIINMFGIAFETDEYYIFAQEYALAGDLFDIIPPQVGLQETVAKRCVHQVAIALDYLHCKKLVHRDIKPENVLIFDKECRKVKLSDFGMTRRAGSPVKRVSGTIPYTAPELCDTSQQDGFYVDFSTDVWAFGVLLFCMLTGNFPWEKAMPGDAFYEEFVRWQRRRTASVPSQWRRFTDDALRMFRRLLSVEQERRCCVKDVFNFFNHNWMLDTENRNSGGGGGGLANSVLPLDISSSSSEEEGLVDRLMQQSLSPSCVASKTSIMMDTHYSSMSANSSQSSPGSYERVNRENNERGRILVTTPIEICV